In Brevinematia bacterium, a genomic segment contains:
- the ricT gene encoding regulatory iron-sulfur-containing complex subunit RicT, with amino-acid sequence MKLVYVKVFLDNTVSLFSVGEEEAVKVGDYVIVDTKYGKDIGRVVSVCADSDSNEVKRVTKASEKDIEEFENNRKRDFREDKKVREILKKYHPQVHFVGCYFLLEKRKLIVNFCSEERIDFRETVKTLAGVYKTRIEMRQISSREAFKIKGSIGICGMECCCFRFNHLKQHISSNLVKEQNLSEINAKTIGPCGKLLCCLAYEYHCYSNGKHVLFQETSVGI; translated from the coding sequence ATGAAGTTGGTTTATGTAAAGGTGTTTTTGGACAATACAGTTTCTCTGTTTTCTGTGGGAGAGGAGGAAGCAGTAAAAGTTGGGGACTATGTTATAGTGGACACCAAGTACGGCAAAGATATTGGGAGGGTTGTCTCAGTTTGTGCGGATTCTGATAGTAATGAAGTAAAAAGGGTGACTAAAGCATCGGAAAAAGATATTGAGGAGTTTGAAAATAACCGAAAGAGAGACTTTAGAGAGGATAAAAAGGTTAGGGAGATCTTGAAGAAGTATCATCCTCAGGTTCATTTTGTAGGGTGTTACTTTTTGCTGGAGAAGAGAAAGCTTATAGTGAACTTCTGTAGTGAAGAGAGGATAGATTTTAGGGAAACTGTAAAGACTCTTGCAGGAGTTTATAAAACCAGAATAGAGATGCGACAGATATCATCAAGAGAAGCTTTCAAGATCAAGGGGAGTATTGGTATCTGCGGTATGGAGTGCTGTTGTTTCAGGTTCAACCACCTAAAACAACATATATCTTCAAACTTGGTTAAGGAGCAAAATTTGTCCGAAATTAACGCAAAAACGATAGGACCCTGTGGGAAATTACTATGTTGTCTTGCTTATGAGTACCATTGTTATAGTAATGGCAAACATGTATTATTTCAGGAAACATCAGTAGGAATATGA
- a CDS encoding YbhB/YbcL family Raf kinase inhibitor-like protein: MSIKVSSSAFKDGDFIPRKYTCDGDDISPEIRIEGIPTGTKSLVLINDDPDAPVGVWDHWILYDIPPNTNTIPEGIKPEREFPNGMKHGINSWGRVGYGGPCPPSGTHRYYFRVYALDIQLNLPPGATKQKILKAMEGHILAQGELMGKYARGK, encoded by the coding sequence ATGAGTATTAAGGTATCTTCTTCTGCTTTTAAGGATGGAGACTTTATTCCTAGGAAATATACCTGCGACGGAGATGATATTTCACCCGAGATAAGAATAGAGGGAATACCTACTGGTACAAAATCATTGGTTCTGATAAATGATGATCCTGATGCTCCAGTTGGTGTCTGGGATCACTGGATTCTCTACGATATTCCTCCTAACACTAATACAATACCTGAAGGAATTAAACCTGAGAGAGAATTTCCCAATGGTATGAAGCATGGAATCAACAGCTGGGGTAGAGTAGGCTACGGAGGCCCCTGTCCGCCAAGTGGCACACATAGGTATTACTTCAGGGTTTATGCTCTTGACATACAGCTAAATCTACCTCCAGGTGCTACAAAACAGAAAATCCTTAAAGCTATGGAAGGGCATATACTCGCCCAAGGAGAATTGATGGGGAAATATGCAAGAGGGAAGTAA